One region of Hoeflea sp. 108 genomic DNA includes:
- a CDS encoding DUF308 domain-containing protein, whose translation MAETKSKRFEATLTALRGVLIAAAALVAFFYPTQAVQLLVLVGGGLLLVDGVLGLVTIDRSAARTTGHWVALIRNLLSILAGVIVLASGLLVSVFTLSFLIGMVGLLALLVGLFEMASSFLDGERQTRLWPTLVGGAVYAVFGLALMFVPLTSAATLMRIAMVLMLAYALLLFYRAWRTRAGSV comes from the coding sequence ATGGCCGAGACTAAGAGCAAGCGTTTCGAAGCGACGCTGACGGCGTTGCGTGGGGTCTTGATCGCAGCCGCGGCATTGGTCGCGTTCTTCTATCCGACGCAGGCGGTGCAATTGCTGGTGCTGGTCGGCGGCGGCCTGCTTCTGGTCGACGGCGTGCTCGGACTGGTGACCATCGACCGTTCGGCCGCCCGGACGACCGGCCATTGGGTGGCGCTCATCCGCAATCTCCTGTCGATCCTCGCCGGCGTGATCGTGCTCGCCAGCGGCCTGCTCGTCAGCGTGTTCACGCTGTCGTTCCTGATCGGCATGGTCGGTCTTCTGGCGCTGCTTGTCGGGCTGTTCGAGATGGCTTCGAGCTTTCTCGATGGGGAACGTCAGACGCGGCTGTGGCCGACGCTGGTCGGTGGCGCCGTCTATGCCGTGTTCGGGCTGGCGCTGATGTTCGTGCCGCTGACGAGCGCTGCAACGCTGATGCGCATCGCCATGGTGCTGATGCTCGCCTATGCGCTTCTGCTGTTCTACCGCGCCTGGCGCACGCGGGCAGGCTCTGTTTGA
- a CDS encoding NAD-dependent epimerase/dehydratase family protein, whose translation MKILIIGGTGMIGGHTANYLKAQGNEVVLAARKPAPESTPMAAYPTIYGDYTKGDFSAADLAPFDGILFAAGNDIRHLPKGVDENEFWTKMQIEGVPTFVELARKAGVRRVVHIGSYYHQVMPDLVQTNAYVRGRSLADEGVRSLATDEFNVSTLNPPSIVGYVKGLPTKRYETLMAYARGETQMPIFAPPGGTNYMSVQSLAEAIWGAFQRAESGKAYLVGDENLTFQQYFQSLFDAVGNPHRVEERNEEHPLLPDMFIVPGRGNILAYEPDPEETKLLGYRRNDVQRALREVFTQVSGQ comes from the coding sequence ATGAAAATCCTTATCATTGGCGGAACGGGCATGATCGGCGGCCACACCGCCAACTATCTCAAGGCCCAGGGCAACGAGGTAGTTCTGGCGGCGCGTAAGCCGGCGCCCGAATCGACGCCGATGGCCGCCTATCCGACGATCTATGGCGACTACACCAAGGGTGACTTCTCGGCCGCCGACCTCGCGCCCTTCGACGGTATCCTGTTTGCCGCCGGCAACGACATCCGCCACCTGCCCAAGGGCGTCGACGAGAACGAATTCTGGACCAAGATGCAGATCGAGGGCGTGCCGACCTTCGTCGAGCTGGCGCGCAAGGCCGGCGTGCGCCGCGTCGTCCATATCGGCAGCTATTACCACCAGGTCATGCCCGACCTCGTTCAAACCAATGCCTATGTGCGCGGCCGCAGCCTGGCCGACGAGGGCGTGCGGTCGCTTGCGACCGACGAGTTCAACGTCTCGACGCTCAACCCGCCGTCGATCGTGGGCTACGTGAAGGGCTTGCCGACCAAGCGCTACGAGACACTGATGGCCTATGCGCGCGGCGAGACGCAGATGCCGATCTTTGCGCCGCCTGGCGGCACCAACTACATGTCGGTGCAGTCGCTGGCCGAAGCCATCTGGGGCGCGTTCCAGCGCGCCGAGAGCGGCAAGGCCTATCTGGTCGGCGACGAGAACCTGACCTTCCAGCAGTATTTCCAGTCGCTGTTCGACGCGGTGGGCAATCCGCACCGTGTCGAGGAGCGCAACGAAGAACATCCGCTGCTGCCTGATATGTTCATCGTGCCAGGCCGTGGCAATATCCTCGCCTACGAGCCGGATCCCGAGGAGACCAAGCTGCTCGGCTATCGCCGCAACGACGTGCAGCGGGCGCTGCGTGAGGTCTTCACCCAGGTGTCCGGCCAGTAG
- a CDS encoding GlsB/YeaQ/YmgE family stress response membrane protein, with the protein MHNAQVGWIAAIIIGGLAGWLAEMFMKSNTGLLMNIILGIVGAVVANALLGLVGIALTGWIGYLAAGFVGACILIAVGRAIRR; encoded by the coding sequence ATGCATAACGCACAAGTCGGCTGGATAGCAGCTATCATCATTGGCGGCCTGGCTGGCTGGCTCGCCGAGATGTTCATGAAGAGCAACACCGGCCTCCTCATGAACATTATTCTTGGCATCGTGGGTGCTGTTGTCGCCAACGCCCTGCTCGGCCTCGTGGGCATCGCGCTCACAGGCTGGATCGGATACCTGGCCGCCGGCTTCGTCGGCGCATGCATCCTCATCGCAGTCGGACGCGCCATCAGGCGCTAG
- a CDS encoding DUF2794 domain-containing protein, giving the protein MTDRGAGAEDAETSGVLIPLHEARRERLDLPVAFERRELDQILRLYGRMVAANEWRDYAIDHMSDRAVFSVFRRTSETPLYQIVKDPKLARKQGAFSVIAAGGLILKRGHELARVLGVFDKRLKLVEA; this is encoded by the coding sequence ATGACCGATCGCGGTGCCGGAGCGGAGGATGCAGAGACATCCGGAGTATTGATCCCGCTTCATGAGGCCCGCCGGGAGCGGCTCGACCTTCCGGTGGCTTTCGAAAGACGGGAACTGGATCAGATTCTCAGGCTTTACGGCCGCATGGTCGCCGCCAACGAGTGGCGTGACTACGCAATCGACCACATGAGCGACCGCGCCGTCTTCTCCGTTTTTCGCCGAACCAGCGAAACGCCACTCTACCAGATCGTCAAGGATCCCAAGCTGGCGCGCAAGCAGGGTGCTTTCAGCGTGATTGCCGCCGGTGGCCTGATCCTCAAGCGCGGTCACGAGCTGGCTCGTGTTCTCGGCGTATTCGACAAGCGTCTCAAGCTGGTCGAAGCCTGA
- a CDS encoding nuclear transport factor 2 family protein, with protein sequence MADDQAALLMSVALRSVSERYAFAVDSGDGDLLAAQFVPGGVIVSPRGTFEGLEQIRGIPGMLKQRYLKTFHAVLNQMLSPVEGGAEGETYCIARHYFRDPAGRYLCYEMTIRYLDRFARTSNGWRLARRELVVLGTHTCEAQETPN encoded by the coding sequence ATGGCAGACGACCAGGCGGCATTGCTGATGTCGGTCGCGCTTCGGAGCGTGTCCGAACGTTACGCCTTTGCAGTGGACAGCGGCGACGGCGACCTGCTCGCCGCGCAGTTCGTGCCTGGAGGCGTGATCGTGTCGCCGCGCGGTACGTTCGAGGGGCTGGAGCAGATCCGCGGCATCCCCGGGATGCTCAAGCAGCGGTATCTCAAGACCTTCCATGCCGTGCTCAACCAGATGCTGAGCCCGGTCGAGGGCGGCGCGGAGGGCGAAACCTACTGCATCGCCCGCCACTACTTCCGCGATCCGGCCGGCCGCTATCTCTGCTACGAGATGACCATCCGCTACCTGGACCGTTTCGCCCGTACCTCCAATGGCTGGCGCCTGGCGCGCCGCGAACTGGTGGTCCTGGGCACCCATACCTGCGAGGCGCAGGAAACGCCGAACTAG
- a CDS encoding DUF1223 domain-containing protein produces the protein MESRRYFRLAALALAVAGFAGMAKADPNDRPRGVIELFTSQGCNSCPPADELFAEFAAKNDMVALAYHVTYWDYLGWQDQLGSKDNTDRQYGYMRAFGSRSVYTPQAVINGRTHVSGAKREDVTAALDNLNQTGQGMSVDLKVTQNSDTFTIDVGEAAGAGGPAHVIVVHFQPPMAVDLQRGENKGRRVTYWNAVTDFHTAGMWHGKAQRFELPKSEVEKKGGCAVLLQAVGKDGLPGPILGAAIVRRPTVLQQRM, from the coding sequence ATGGAGTCTCGCAGATATTTTCGGCTGGCAGCGCTGGCGCTGGCCGTGGCCGGATTTGCCGGCATGGCCAAGGCCGACCCCAACGATCGCCCCCGCGGCGTGATCGAACTCTTCACCAGCCAGGGGTGCAATTCCTGCCCGCCGGCCGACGAATTGTTCGCCGAATTCGCCGCCAAGAATGACATGGTGGCGCTCGCCTATCACGTAACCTATTGGGACTATCTCGGCTGGCAGGACCAGTTGGGCAGCAAGGACAACACCGACCGGCAATATGGCTACATGCGCGCCTTCGGGTCGCGCTCGGTCTACACGCCGCAAGCCGTCATCAACGGCCGCACCCATGTCAGCGGCGCCAAGCGCGAGGACGTGACCGCGGCCCTCGACAATCTGAACCAGACCGGCCAGGGCATGAGCGTCGACCTCAAGGTCACGCAGAACAGCGACACCTTCACCATCGATGTCGGCGAGGCTGCCGGAGCGGGCGGGCCCGCACATGTGATCGTGGTGCATTTCCAACCGCCGATGGCCGTCGACCTGCAGCGCGGCGAGAACAAGGGCCGCCGCGTCACCTACTGGAACGCCGTGACCGACTTCCACACCGCCGGCATGTGGCACGGCAAAGCCCAGCGCTTCGAGCTGCCCAAGAGCGAGGTGGAAAAGAAGGGCGGCTGTGCCGTACTGCTTCAGGCCGTCGGCAAGGACGGGCTGCCAGGGCCCATTCTCGGCGCGGCGATCGTGCGCCGTCCCACCGTCTTACAGCAGCGGATGTAA
- a CDS encoding CopD family protein, with translation MGARFPSLTGGGFAGDGARLLGLIFGLFVAAATLFGATGTASAHASLLRSTPVEGAVVQTAPAEIVLGFSETVTPLVVNLQSPDGSSTRLTARLAGADLAIAWPASKAEGTYLLSWRVVSADGHPVAGVLSFSLGSPSVTPPLALELNDNSLRLAIWCARLVLYLGLFFGVGGAFALAWLAPGKHFGVGPIGAFLVLGLAAAPVSFGLQGLDALGAPLSMFGSALAWETAGATSYSFTVAIAFMALALALLALAVEAKLARLISLAGLVGVGVALAASGHASAAAPQWLTRPMVFVHGTSIAFWAGALLPLAFAWREGGESAKAALRRFSVSVPYVVVALLAAGLVLSVIQVEAPAALWRTSYGLLLLAKLALAAALLALAGINRWRLTKPVLAEQAAAQRWLVRSIVLETLLMVAILGVVAGFRFTPPPRVLAIEAAEPAAIHIHTAEAMADLAISPGHAGSTSASIVIMTGDFGPLDARNVELRLSQPGSAEIKAKGYKPGDGTWRIDRLDLPAAGTWAVAIDVDIAEGQAVTLEGEVAIRPGTGW, from the coding sequence ATGGGCGCGCGCTTTCCTTCCCTGACCGGGGGCGGCTTTGCCGGCGACGGCGCGCGCCTGCTTGGCCTGATTTTCGGCCTTTTCGTAGCGGCCGCCACCCTTTTCGGTGCGACTGGGACAGCGAGCGCCCACGCTTCGCTGTTGCGTTCGACGCCGGTCGAAGGTGCGGTGGTGCAGACGGCACCTGCCGAGATCGTGCTCGGGTTCAGCGAGACAGTGACGCCGCTCGTCGTCAACCTGCAGTCTCCCGATGGCAGCTCGACACGGCTGACGGCAAGGCTTGCCGGCGCAGACCTGGCGATTGCCTGGCCGGCGTCGAAGGCTGAAGGCACCTATCTCCTGTCCTGGCGCGTCGTGTCCGCCGATGGACACCCTGTTGCCGGTGTTTTGTCCTTTTCGCTCGGCAGCCCGAGTGTCACGCCGCCTCTGGCGCTGGAGCTGAACGACAATTCGCTCCGCCTCGCTATCTGGTGCGCCAGGCTGGTGCTTTATCTCGGCCTGTTCTTTGGCGTCGGCGGCGCTTTCGCGCTCGCCTGGCTCGCGCCGGGCAAACATTTCGGTGTCGGGCCCATTGGTGCGTTTCTGGTGCTCGGCCTCGCTGCGGCTCCTGTCTCCTTCGGCCTGCAGGGGCTCGACGCGCTGGGCGCGCCGCTGTCGATGTTCGGCAGCGCCCTGGCTTGGGAAACGGCTGGGGCGACCAGCTACAGCTTCACGGTGGCCATTGCCTTCATGGCGTTGGCCCTGGCGCTGCTGGCGCTTGCGGTGGAGGCCAAGCTGGCGCGCTTGATATCGCTTGCCGGCCTTGTCGGCGTTGGCGTCGCCCTGGCCGCCAGTGGCCATGCCAGTGCTGCCGCACCACAATGGCTGACCCGGCCGATGGTGTTTGTCCATGGTACCAGCATCGCCTTCTGGGCCGGGGCGCTGTTGCCGCTGGCCTTCGCCTGGCGCGAAGGTGGTGAAAGCGCAAAGGCCGCCTTGCGGCGGTTCTCTGTATCAGTTCCCTATGTCGTGGTGGCGCTGCTGGCAGCCGGCCTCGTGCTGTCGGTCATCCAGGTCGAAGCGCCCGCCGCGCTCTGGCGCACCAGCTACGGGCTGCTTCTGTTGGCAAAGCTCGCGCTGGCCGCAGCCTTGCTTGCGCTCGCCGGCATCAATCGCTGGCGCCTGACCAAACCCGTACTGGCCGAACAGGCCGCAGCGCAGCGCTGGCTGGTGCGCAGCATCGTCCTGGAGACGCTGCTGATGGTGGCGATCCTCGGCGTTGTCGCCGGCTTCCGCTTTACGCCGCCGCCACGCGTGCTGGCCATCGAGGCGGCCGAACCGGCCGCGATCCACATTCATACTGCGGAAGCCATGGCCGATCTCGCCATCAGCCCCGGCCATGCAGGCAGCACGAGCGCTTCCATCGTCATCATGACCGGTGACTTCGGTCCGCTCGATGCGCGGAACGTGGAGTTGCGGCTGAGCCAGCCCGGCTCCGCCGAGATCAAGGCGAAGGGCTACAAACCCGGCGACGGCACCTGGCGGATCGACAGGCTCGACCTGCCGGCAGCGGGCACCTGGGCTGTTGCCATCGATGTCGACATTGCGGAAGGGCAAGCGGTGACGCTGGAGGGGGAGGTTGCCATTCGGCCTGGTACCGGCTGGTAG
- a CDS encoding SDR family NAD(P)-dependent oxidoreductase yields the protein MSEELSILGLTGKVALISGGGAGIGLATAELYARAGMKVVVAEVDPARVETARVALGDAHLVVEADVRKAADVADVIEAVKIRFGKLDVLVNNVGDYLGFKKPFEQSTEDEWNALYGINLLHMFHMSKAAIPLMRAGGAGGSIINVSTIEAFRGIPLTVVYSAFKAAITGFTQSLAVELGQHGIRVNAIAPETTNSAQIVATPRVPAENRDYLKRWFPIGRFGEGADSAGAALFLASDTLSGWVSGTTIHVDGGVLAAGAWSRLPDEAGWTHLPIIESDGYTPRPHAR from the coding sequence ATGTCGGAGGAACTCTCCATTCTCGGGCTAACCGGCAAGGTGGCGCTGATTTCAGGTGGCGGCGCCGGCATCGGCCTCGCCACGGCCGAGCTTTACGCGCGCGCCGGGATGAAGGTCGTGGTTGCCGAGGTCGATCCGGCGCGGGTGGAAACCGCGCGCGTCGCCTTGGGCGACGCCCATCTCGTCGTCGAGGCCGACGTGCGCAAGGCCGCTGACGTGGCTGATGTGATCGAGGCGGTGAAGATCCGTTTCGGCAAGCTCGACGTGCTGGTCAACAATGTCGGCGACTATCTCGGCTTCAAGAAGCCGTTCGAGCAGTCGACCGAAGACGAGTGGAACGCGCTCTACGGCATCAACCTCCTGCATATGTTCCACATGAGCAAGGCGGCGATTCCGCTGATGCGGGCCGGCGGTGCCGGCGGCAGCATCATCAATGTCTCGACCATCGAAGCCTTCCGCGGCATTCCGCTGACTGTCGTCTATTCGGCCTTCAAGGCAGCGATAACAGGCTTTACCCAGAGCCTTGCCGTCGAGCTCGGCCAGCATGGCATCCGTGTCAACGCCATTGCGCCCGAGACCACCAATTCGGCGCAGATCGTGGCGACGCCGCGCGTGCCGGCTGAGAACCGCGACTATCTCAAGCGCTGGTTCCCCATCGGCCGCTTCGGCGAAGGGGCGGATTCTGCCGGTGCGGCCCTGTTCCTGGCGTCGGATACGCTTTCAGGCTGGGTGTCGGGCACGACCATCCATGTCGACGGTGGTGTGCTCGCGGCGGGTGCCTGGTCGCGCCTGCCTGATGAGGCAGGCTGGACCCATCTGCCCATCATCGAGAGCGACGGCTACACGCCACGACCGCACGCCAGATAG
- a CDS encoding bifunctional diguanylate cyclase/phosphodiesterase, with the protein MFKVISCLAYDHDYSFVVIAAIVCVAGAAMTMRLFERAVRISAQSRPGWIVLSGIACGAAIWTTHFVAMLGYRLPFDHAFNPALTIASLLIAIFFTAAGLHLAATRPRGLAAEVGGAVIGAGIVAMHFTGMRGFEIAGRIEWDMALVEASILFALAFGALAMHLASRRSVRHYKPLSVLALVLAICAMHFTAMGAATVVPDPSIPVPTKVFSSEFLAVLVLATMAVITGLTLYVMDARSQRELVDSFRHAAQHDPLTGLPNRAFLSDKLPAMLKRSEARGNKAAVIVVDLDRFKEINDVHGHNAGDLLLQTVSSRLKSLTGAGELVARVGGDEFVAVKQDITSTEEIDSFVRKLIDSVLDPIQNKAKTLSVGASVGVSVYPDHAADSDDLIGAADLAMYRAKRSITDKVCYYDRSMDEGRRERSALAIELRHALERDEFELYYQPQHDVMSGEISAYEALLRWHHRERGIVEPEVFIPIAEENGLIIPIGEWVLKTACAEVSRWRKPYKICVNIASAQLTQSDLPRLVHETLLSTGLAPSRLELEITEASIIDDRDRALHVVRQLKSLGVSIAMDDYGVGYSSLSTLQIFPFGRVKIDRSFVEDVANDTASAAIVRATILLANDLNIPVLAEGVEKQENFEFLRNEGCAEVQGFLFGRPQPLSEIANLVGRSEIRPAEASRPVQGPRSVEPAGLKLGRQGVA; encoded by the coding sequence ATGTTTAAGGTCATTTCCTGTCTTGCTTACGATCACGACTATTCGTTCGTGGTCATAGCAGCGATCGTCTGTGTCGCGGGGGCGGCCATGACCATGCGGCTCTTCGAGCGCGCAGTCAGGATCTCGGCACAGTCTCGTCCCGGCTGGATCGTACTCTCGGGCATTGCCTGCGGCGCGGCCATCTGGACCACTCATTTCGTCGCCATGCTCGGCTACAGGCTGCCGTTCGACCATGCCTTCAATCCGGCCCTGACCATCGCGTCCCTGCTGATCGCCATCTTCTTCACCGCCGCCGGATTGCATCTGGCCGCGACCCGGCCGCGCGGGCTGGCGGCCGAAGTCGGCGGCGCCGTCATTGGCGCCGGCATCGTCGCCATGCATTTCACCGGCATGCGGGGCTTCGAGATCGCCGGCAGGATCGAATGGGACATGGCGCTGGTCGAGGCGTCGATTCTCTTCGCCTTGGCCTTCGGGGCCCTGGCCATGCATCTGGCCTCCCGCCGCAGCGTGCGCCACTACAAGCCGCTCTCCGTGCTGGCACTGGTGCTGGCCATCTGCGCCATGCACTTCACCGCCATGGGTGCGGCAACCGTCGTGCCCGATCCGTCCATTCCGGTTCCGACGAAGGTCTTCTCCAGCGAATTCCTCGCCGTGCTGGTACTCGCCACCATGGCAGTCATCACCGGCTTGACGCTCTACGTCATGGACGCACGGTCGCAGCGCGAACTGGTCGACAGCTTCCGCCACGCCGCCCAGCATGATCCGCTGACCGGTCTGCCCAACCGCGCCTTCCTCTCCGACAAGCTGCCGGCCATGCTCAAGCGCAGCGAGGCGCGCGGTAACAAGGCCGCCGTAATCGTCGTCGATCTCGACCGCTTCAAGGAAATCAACGACGTCCACGGCCACAACGCCGGCGACCTGCTGCTCCAGACGGTCTCCAGCCGGCTGAAAAGCCTGACCGGCGCAGGTGAGCTGGTTGCCCGCGTCGGTGGCGACGAGTTCGTCGCCGTCAAGCAGGACATCACCTCGACCGAGGAGATCGACAGCTTCGTGCGCAAGCTGATCGACAGCGTGCTCGATCCGATCCAGAACAAGGCCAAGACGCTGTCGGTCGGCGCCAGCGTCGGCGTCAGCGTCTATCCTGACCACGCCGCCGACAGCGACGATCTCATCGGCGCTGCCGACCTTGCCATGTACCGCGCCAAGCGCTCGATAACCGACAAGGTCTGCTATTACGACCGCTCGATGGACGAAGGCCGGCGCGAGCGCAGCGCGCTTGCCATCGAGCTCCGCCACGCGCTGGAGCGCGACGAATTCGAGCTCTATTACCAGCCCCAGCATGACGTGATGTCGGGCGAGATCAGCGCCTATGAGGCGCTGCTGCGCTGGCATCACCGCGAGCGCGGCATCGTCGAGCCGGAAGTGTTCATTCCAATCGCCGAGGAGAACGGGTTGATCATCCCGATAGGCGAATGGGTGCTCAAGACCGCCTGCGCCGAGGTGTCCCGCTGGCGCAAGCCCTACAAGATCTGCGTCAACATCGCCTCGGCCCAGCTGACGCAATCCGACCTGCCGCGGCTCGTCCACGAGACACTTCTGTCCACCGGCCTCGCCCCGTCGCGGCTGGAGCTCGAGATCACCGAAGCCAGCATCATCGACGACCGCGACCGTGCGCTGCATGTCGTGCGTCAGCTGAAGTCGCTTGGCGTCTCGATCGCCATGGATGACTACGGCGTCGGCTATTCGTCACTGTCGACGCTGCAAATATTCCCCTTCGGCAGGGTCAAGATCGACCGCTCCTTCGTCGAGGACGTGGCCAACGACACGGCGTCGGCCGCCATCGTCCGCGCCACCATCCTGCTCGCCAACGACCTCAACATCCCAGTGCTGGCCGAGGGCGTGGAAAAGCAGGAGAATTTCGAGTTCCTGCGCAACGAAGGCTGCGCCGAGGTCCAGGGCTTCCTCTTCGGCCGGCCGCAGCCGCTGTCGGAGATAGCAAACCTCGTCGGCCGCAGCGAAATCCGCCCCGCAGAGGCTTCACGGCCGGTGCAGGGTCCGCGCAGCGTGGAGCCTGCCGGCCTGAAGCTCGGACGCCAGGGCGTGGCCTGA
- a CDS encoding histone deacetylase family protein, with protein MKTFYAEEQKRHDPRNFLSAGALKPNPEKPERVERLLSGARAAGSAVARPGNYGLGPIAAVHTPEYIHFLAHIYERWQHLDGASPEVIPNIHPFARNGTYPASPVGQAGFHMADTACPISAKTFDSACWSAWSAAAAAEAVLSGEPAAYALCRPPGHHAYTDVAGGFCFFNNSAIAAQRLRATAARVAILDVDLHHGNGTQGIFYARPDVMTVSVHVDPISFYPFFWGHADERGQGPGLGYNFNLPLARKSGDAEFIDALGHGLARIEAFAPEALVVALGLDAFEGDPFGGLEVSTPGFARIAEAIARLGLPTVIVQEGGYLCDALGDNLTAFLTGFGGAHRLR; from the coding sequence ATGAAGACCTTCTACGCCGAGGAACAGAAGCGCCACGACCCCAGGAATTTCCTGTCGGCGGGCGCGCTGAAGCCCAATCCGGAAAAGCCCGAGCGCGTCGAACGCCTGCTGTCGGGCGCACGCGCCGCGGGCTCGGCAGTGGCAAGGCCCGGCAATTACGGCCTGGGACCCATCGCCGCTGTCCACACTCCCGAATACATCCACTTCCTGGCCCACATATACGAGCGCTGGCAGCACCTGGACGGAGCCTCTCCGGAGGTGATCCCCAACATCCACCCCTTCGCCCGCAACGGCACCTACCCCGCCTCCCCGGTCGGCCAGGCCGGCTTTCACATGGCCGACACCGCCTGCCCGATCTCGGCCAAGACATTCGACAGCGCCTGCTGGAGTGCTTGGAGCGCCGCGGCCGCGGCAGAAGCGGTTCTGTCGGGCGAACCGGCCGCTTATGCGCTGTGCCGTCCTCCGGGCCATCACGCGTATACCGACGTCGCCGGCGGATTCTGCTTCTTCAACAATTCGGCCATCGCCGCGCAGAGGCTCCGCGCCACAGCGGCACGCGTCGCCATCCTCGACGTCGACTTGCACCACGGCAACGGCACGCAAGGCATCTTCTATGCCCGGCCCGACGTCATGACCGTCTCGGTACATGTCGATCCGATCAGCTTCTATCCGTTCTTCTGGGGCCATGCCGACGAGCGCGGTCAAGGTCCCGGCCTCGGCTACAACTTTAACCTGCCGCTTGCGCGGAAGTCGGGAGACGCCGAGTTCATCGACGCCCTTGGCCATGGCCTCGCCCGCATCGAGGCCTTCGCGCCCGAAGCGCTGGTGGTGGCTCTGGGCCTGGATGCCTTCGAAGGCGACCCGTTCGGCGGGCTCGAGGTATCGACACCAGGATTTGCGCGGATTGCCGAAGCCATTGCCCGTCTTGGCCTGCCCACCGTCATCGTTCAGGAGGGCGGCTACCTCTGCGACGCGCTGGGAGACAATTTGACCGCCTTCCTGACCGGTTTCGGCGGCGCGCATCGGCTGCGCTGA
- a CDS encoding copper chaperone PCu(A)C has translation MTRSARASSRPLFRSFEERFGIAVFALLMLFASTHQLLAHGFKLGDLEIGHPWSRATPAGAKVAAGYLTVKNSGSQPDRLVSIQSDISEKAEIHEMAVDAKGVMKMRQITEGVEIPAGGEVALKPGAYHIMFIGLKAPVKEGDKFSGTLTFEKAGTVTVEFQADKLGGQSQDHSGH, from the coding sequence ATGACCCGTTCCGCTCGCGCCTCTTCGCGCCCGCTTTTCCGCAGCTTCGAAGAGCGCTTCGGCATCGCCGTCTTTGCGCTGCTGATGCTGTTCGCCTCGACCCACCAGCTGCTCGCCCATGGCTTCAAGCTTGGCGATCTCGAGATCGGCCATCCGTGGTCGCGCGCTACCCCTGCCGGCGCCAAGGTCGCGGCCGGTTATTTGACGGTCAAGAACAGCGGCAGCCAGCCGGACCGGCTGGTGTCGATCCAGTCGGACATTTCCGAGAAGGCTGAGATCCACGAGATGGCCGTCGACGCCAAGGGCGTGATGAAGATGCGCCAGATCACCGAAGGTGTCGAAATTCCCGCCGGCGGCGAAGTCGCGCTCAAGCCGGGCGCCTATCACATCATGTTCATCGGCCTGAAGGCGCCGGTCAAAGAAGGCGACAAGTTCTCGGGCACGCTGACCTTCGAGAAGGCCGGCACCGTTACGGTCGAGTTCCAGGCCGACAAGCTGGGCGGCCAGAGCCAGGATCATTCGGGTCACTGA
- a CDS encoding GNAT family N-acetyltransferase, producing the protein MTNILIRPATVDDAPLLMAGIEGIAEHLGETGQMSCTEDDLRRFGFGDTRAFEAVIAEADGAFAGMCLFFPIFSTWYGRPGVFVQDLFVDMGFRSLGIGESLLRHVARLSRERGGVYMRLAVDEDNVRAHGFYLGLGLVHSHDQRSYIAQGPAFVALGEPAKD; encoded by the coding sequence TTGACCAACATTCTCATCCGACCAGCCACCGTCGACGATGCACCCCTGCTGATGGCGGGCATAGAGGGCATTGCCGAACATCTCGGCGAAACCGGACAGATGTCCTGCACCGAAGACGACCTCAGGCGTTTCGGCTTCGGCGACACCAGGGCCTTCGAGGCCGTTATCGCTGAAGCCGACGGCGCCTTTGCCGGCATGTGCCTGTTCTTCCCGATCTTCTCGACCTGGTACGGCCGCCCGGGCGTCTTCGTCCAGGATCTGTTCGTCGACATGGGCTTCCGCAGCTTGGGCATCGGCGAAAGCCTGCTGCGCCATGTCGCCCGGCTGTCGCGCGAGCGCGGCGGCGTCTACATGCGACTGGCGGTGGATGAAGACAATGTCCGCGCCCATGGCTTCTATCTCGGCCTCGGCCTTGTCCATTCGCACGACCAGCGATCTTACATCGCCCAGGGGCCGGCTTTCGTCGCCCTGGGCGAGCCAGCAAAGGACTGA